Proteins from one Nicotiana tabacum cultivar K326 chromosome 23, ASM71507v2, whole genome shotgun sequence genomic window:
- the LOC107825718 gene encoding uncharacterized protein LOC107825718, whose protein sequence is MQREHNFLVIVLMEPFQNQRHKQRYRRRLNMEATLSNVNGKIWLFFDVNVEWEVIMDTTQQVTVKVFHQDIGQHVMMTFVYAKCTTLERMDLWDNLYYLASDMEMPWMVGGNFNVILHEDEKIGGLPVYPPVYEDFAFCINSSGLFDLGYNGIPFTWWNGRSNAEYIFKRLDMILLKNVTAALTKGSKVTFGDIFKQLAILENIVKVKEMLFEEEPTIANRIVFQQAQAELKKYLSIKEQYWKQKVGMTWFAEGDRNTSFFHNHVNGKRKKLQLKRIPNGDRNWIEDRG, encoded by the exons ATGCAAAGAGAGCACAATTTCCTTGTAATTGTATTGATGGAACCATTTCAGAATCAAAGACACAAACAAAGATACAGAAGAAGGTTGAATATGGAAGCTACTTTGTCAAATGTCAATGGGAAGATATGGCTATTCTTTGATGTTAATGTGGAATGGGAAGTGATCATGGACACTACACAACAGGTCACTGTTAAGGTGTTTCATCAAGACATTGGCCAACATGTCATGATGACTTTTGTATATGCAAAGTGTACAACACTAGAAAGGATGGATTTGTGGGATAACTTGTATTATCTTGCAAGTGACATGGAGATGCCTTGGATGGTAGGTGGAAACTTTAATGTGATACTTCATGAAGATGAAAAGATTGGTGGTCTCCCAGTGTACCCTCCTGTATATGAGGATTTTGCTTTTTGTATCAATTCAAGTGGATTATTTGATTTAGGGTACAACGGGATTCCATTCACTTGGTGGAATGGAAGATCTAATGCAGAATATATCTTTAAGAGATTGGATATGATATTG TTGAAGAATGTGACGGCTGCATTAACCAAAGGGAGTAAAGTCACTTTTGGTGACATATTCAAGCAGTTGGCAATCTTGGAAAACATAGTAAAGGTGAAGGAGATGCTGTTTGAGGAGGAGCCAACTATAGCTAATAGAATAGTTTTTCAACAGGCCCAGGCAGAATTGAAGAAGTATCTGAGTATAAAGGAGCAGTATTGGAAGCAAAAAGTTGGGATGACTTGGTTTGCTGAGGGTGACAGAAATACTAGCTTTTTTCATAATCATGTGAATGGCAAAAGGAAGAAGTTACAATTGAAGAGGATTCCTAATGGAGATAGAAACTGGATTGAGGATCGAGGTTAA